The Hahella sp. HNIBRBA332 genome window below encodes:
- a CDS encoding putative adhesin → MEVYLIGHGGWLEEDGYFDMPRNVVLHFYCPHTKKFDSSWENAVRAGQAVAHQDFSHERGPQRCRNYRLAHPGGIKSKVGYDSLHPLIPPHYIGANLRDQLNCAVKDRVTHWYVHLKDILNSIRPNGAVCHVHWLACRDDLKGIASDFKREAQGMYGGIYGGEPKKAVGKLDMKNFQLKLR, encoded by the coding sequence ATGGAAGTCTATTTGATTGGACATGGCGGCTGGCTGGAAGAAGATGGTTATTTCGACATGCCGAGAAATGTGGTGCTCCATTTTTACTGTCCTCACACCAAAAAGTTCGACAGCAGTTGGGAGAATGCGGTCAGAGCCGGGCAGGCTGTCGCTCATCAGGACTTCAGCCATGAAAGAGGCCCTCAGCGTTGTCGCAATTACCGCTTGGCGCATCCTGGCGGCATCAAATCGAAAGTCGGCTACGACTCTCTGCATCCCCTGATTCCCCCACATTATATCGGCGCTAACTTGCGTGATCAGTTGAACTGCGCCGTTAAAGATCGCGTCACCCACTGGTACGTACACCTTAAAGATATCCTGAATTCCATCAGGCCCAACGGCGCTGTCTGTCATGTGCATTGGCTCGCCTGCCGCGACGACCTGAAAGGCATCGCATCGGACTTTAAAAGAGAAGCTCAGGGCATGTATGGCGGCATATACGGCGGTGAGCCGAAAAAAGCCGTTGGAAAGCTGGACATGAAAAATTTCCAGCTAAAACTCAGATAA
- a CDS encoding MarR family transcriptional regulator, which yields MKQPSNTFKDLSLAEQLGRVSRLWKMTADRELSPLGLTYPRWTALLKLQRLGDNISQKQLAEALEIELASLMRTLKQLEDQSLIQRRCCAHDKRARIVSLTDAGKALITQMEAHILKVRRRLLNQIDEADQKKLGAMLEQIALNALEFQNP from the coding sequence ATGAAGCAACCCTCCAATACCTTTAAAGACCTTTCCCTTGCGGAGCAGCTTGGCCGCGTCTCCCGTCTTTGGAAGATGACCGCAGACCGTGAGCTGTCCCCGCTGGGTCTGACCTACCCGCGCTGGACTGCGTTATTGAAGCTGCAGCGTCTGGGCGACAACATCAGCCAGAAGCAGTTGGCGGAGGCGCTGGAAATTGAGTTGGCGTCGCTGATGCGCACGTTAAAGCAGCTGGAGGATCAATCTCTCATCCAGCGACGTTGCTGCGCTCACGACAAACGGGCGCGCATTGTGAGCCTGACGGATGCAGGCAAAGCACTGATCACGCAAATGGAAGCCCACATACTCAAAGTGCGTCGCCGCTTGCTGAACCAGATAGATGAAGCCGATCAGAAAAAGCTCGGCGCCATGTTGGAGCAAATCGCCTTGAATGCCCTTGAGTTTCAGAATCCGTAG
- a CDS encoding HlyD family secretion protein: protein MTPDQKFAQWIKYSCIAFILVFAYFLIADIAMPLTPQAMATRIVTKVAPRISGPITAVYVENNQPVHKGDILFDIDPEPFKIAVEQAELNLEKVKQNNAQLDASIAAAKADVDAAAATVSQKNREALRLKTLFQRNVVSQQQLDKAESDATTAQAKLASVKAHLKELEVSRGDLSDANLTIRTAETQLKQAQLNLSYTRIKAEEDGVITNLQLEAGAYAVAGAPLVALVSENLDVIADFREKSLRNFDLNNAALVAFDGKPGQVFQARVSSLDAGVSAGQFDADGRLATPTQSNRWVRDAQRMRLHLQLDAADTQHLPSGARATVQLLPEGAIFSTFAKAQIRFLSLLHYIY from the coding sequence ATGACCCCCGATCAAAAATTCGCGCAGTGGATAAAGTACTCCTGCATCGCTTTCATTCTTGTTTTCGCCTACTTTCTTATTGCTGACATCGCTATGCCGCTGACGCCGCAGGCTATGGCGACGCGTATCGTCACCAAAGTGGCGCCCCGCATCAGCGGTCCTATCACAGCGGTTTATGTCGAGAACAATCAGCCAGTTCATAAAGGCGATATTCTCTTCGACATTGATCCCGAACCTTTCAAAATCGCCGTTGAACAGGCAGAGCTGAACCTGGAAAAGGTCAAACAGAACAATGCTCAATTGGATGCGTCCATCGCCGCTGCAAAAGCGGATGTAGATGCAGCCGCGGCGACGGTGAGTCAGAAAAACCGGGAAGCGCTGCGTCTGAAAACCTTGTTTCAACGCAATGTCGTGTCTCAGCAACAGCTTGATAAGGCGGAAAGCGACGCAACCACCGCCCAGGCGAAGTTAGCGTCGGTAAAGGCCCACCTGAAAGAACTGGAAGTCAGCCGGGGCGACCTGAGCGACGCCAATCTGACCATTCGCACCGCAGAGACCCAATTGAAGCAGGCGCAATTGAATCTCTCCTACACCCGGATCAAGGCGGAGGAAGACGGCGTCATCACCAACCTGCAACTTGAGGCGGGCGCTTATGCCGTCGCAGGCGCGCCTCTGGTGGCGCTGGTTTCCGAGAATCTGGATGTCATCGCCGACTTCCGCGAAAAAAGTCTGCGTAACTTTGACTTGAATAATGCAGCGCTGGTCGCCTTCGACGGCAAACCCGGACAAGTATTCCAGGCCCGCGTCAGCAGCCTTGACGCTGGCGTCAGCGCCGGCCAGTTCGATGCGGACGGCCGTCTGGCTACGCCCACGCAATCCAACCGCTGGGTGCGGGATGCACAACGTATGCGCCTGCACCTGCAACTGGACGCAGCCGACACGCAACATCTGCCGTCCGGCGCACGTGCTACGGTGCAACTGCTGCCGGAGGGGGCGATTTTCTCAACCTTCGCCAAGGCGCAAATTCGTTTTCTCAGTTTGTTGCACTACATCTATTAG
- a CDS encoding DUF2955 domain-containing protein: protein MRLWDHPLSENDLRQSLRIATGAVLGFTISKLFGWNYGVFFTVTPVLLLGLAPVMNAHLARQLLASSVICGLEVALLGGLFGAHPGIMTLLAFGLFLYKFACMSKGPLFLFGANSVLSLSIMLHFASYPGVDLNDLVVSNILAGLLSVLIAYLATFLIPDASPRLPPPQPAEPKGSHRMRHEALMGATLATLSFLVFQIFDLNDSMSAQATTLLLLFPMHWNGALGYARKRAMGTLLGVAFGLLCQVILYDWTGVLLLVIPLLWIGALFFSYLHVKESSGSGAGFGGLTTLGILFGQYLSPTNDLVFSGLYRISSIFFAIVVTLLVTYLVHRILNQFAATRFSH, encoded by the coding sequence ATGCGATTATGGGATCACCCACTTTCAGAGAATGACTTGCGCCAGAGCCTGCGCATCGCCACCGGCGCGGTGTTGGGTTTCACCATCAGCAAACTGTTTGGCTGGAACTACGGCGTCTTCTTCACCGTCACACCAGTATTGCTACTGGGTTTAGCGCCAGTCATGAACGCGCATTTGGCGCGCCAACTGTTGGCCTCATCGGTGATCTGCGGCTTGGAAGTCGCTCTGTTGGGAGGTCTATTCGGCGCACACCCCGGAATAATGACCCTTCTCGCTTTCGGGCTGTTTCTGTATAAGTTCGCCTGCATGTCGAAAGGCCCATTGTTTCTGTTCGGGGCCAACAGCGTGCTCAGTTTGAGCATTATGCTGCACTTCGCCAGCTATCCTGGCGTGGACCTGAATGATCTGGTCGTCAGCAACATCCTGGCGGGACTGCTGTCCGTACTGATCGCTTACTTGGCCACTTTTTTAATACCGGACGCCTCCCCTCGCCTGCCTCCACCTCAACCGGCGGAACCGAAAGGATCTCATCGCATGCGCCATGAAGCGCTGATGGGCGCGACCTTGGCGACCCTGTCATTTCTGGTGTTTCAGATATTCGATCTGAATGACTCCATGTCCGCTCAAGCCACCACCTTACTGCTGCTGTTTCCCATGCACTGGAACGGCGCGCTGGGCTACGCCCGCAAACGCGCCATGGGAACCCTGTTGGGCGTCGCCTTTGGCTTGCTGTGTCAGGTGATTCTGTATGATTGGACTGGCGTGTTGCTGCTGGTGATCCCACTACTGTGGATCGGGGCATTGTTCTTCAGCTATCTGCATGTCAAAGAATCCAGCGGCTCCGGGGCGGGATTCGGCGGGCTGACCACACTGGGCATCCTGTTCGGCCAATATCTATCCCCCACCAATGACCTGGTTTTCAGCGGGCTCTACCGTATCAGCAGTATTTTCTTCGCCATCGTAGTGACCTTACTCGTCACTTATCTGGTGCATCGCATATTGAACCAGTTTGCGGCGACGCGGTTTAGTCATTGA
- a CDS encoding NADP-dependent isocitrate dehydrogenase, with translation MPSNTKIVYTLTDEAPLLATYSLLPIIKKFASAAGVDVETSDISLAARVLANFPECLSEEQKVPDALAELGELVKQADANVIKLPNISASIPQLKATIKELQQQGFNVPNYPEEAVTEEEKKIEQAYAKVLGSAVNPVLREGNSDRRAPAAVKQYARKHPHKMGKWSQASRTHVAHMREGDFHATEKSVIIDRPMVARIEFVGKDGAVQLKRELKLQKDEILDSMRLSVRELCQFLEQEMEGARRVGILLSLHVKATMMKVSHPIVFGHAVKVYFKDVFKKHAETFKELGVEPNNGMGNVYEKIQQLPMSKREEIEKDILNCFEHRPELAMVNSDKGISNLHVPSDVIVDASMPAMIREGGKMWGADGKLKDTKAVIPDSNYATIYQEVINFCKHHDAFDPTTMGTVPNVGLMAQKAEEYGSHDKTYELDADGVMRIVDDQGNVLMQHEVEKGDIWRACQTKDLPVRDWVKLAVTRARLSGMPAIFWLDEDRPHDMNVKAKVVEYLKEHDTEGLDIHIMGYDVAMRTTLERLRRGKDTISVTGNVLRDYLTDLFPILELGTSAKMLSVVPLMAGGGLFETGAGGSAPKHVQQFAEENHLRWDSLGEFLALAVSFEDIAVKTGNKKAEILAKTLDKATEKLLMNDKSPSRKVGELDNRGSHYYLAMYWAEAVAAQTDDAELAAQFAPLAKELAANEDKIVSELLAKEGTPVEMGGYYHADPKLVSRAMRPSDTLNALIDG, from the coding sequence ATGCCTAGTAATACCAAAATCGTCTATACACTTACTGACGAAGCGCCTCTACTAGCAACCTATTCTTTATTGCCGATCATTAAGAAATTCGCCTCAGCTGCGGGCGTAGACGTAGAAACCAGCGATATTTCTTTGGCGGCGCGAGTTCTCGCTAATTTCCCTGAATGTCTCTCTGAAGAACAGAAAGTGCCTGACGCGCTGGCGGAGTTGGGTGAGTTGGTAAAACAAGCCGACGCCAACGTCATCAAGCTGCCAAACATCAGCGCCTCCATTCCGCAGTTGAAAGCGACGATCAAAGAACTGCAGCAGCAGGGCTTCAACGTGCCGAACTATCCAGAAGAGGCGGTGACTGAAGAAGAGAAAAAAATCGAGCAGGCCTACGCGAAAGTGCTGGGCAGCGCGGTAAACCCGGTTCTGCGTGAAGGCAACTCCGATCGTCGCGCGCCTGCGGCGGTTAAACAATACGCCCGTAAGCACCCCCACAAAATGGGCAAATGGAGCCAGGCTTCCCGGACTCACGTTGCGCACATGCGTGAAGGCGATTTCCACGCGACTGAGAAGTCCGTGATCATCGATCGTCCCATGGTCGCCAGAATTGAGTTCGTCGGCAAAGACGGCGCGGTTCAATTGAAGCGCGAACTGAAGCTGCAGAAAGACGAAATCCTGGACAGCATGCGCCTGAGCGTCAGAGAACTGTGCCAGTTCCTGGAGCAGGAAATGGAAGGCGCACGCCGTGTCGGCATCCTGCTGTCTCTGCATGTTAAAGCGACCATGATGAAGGTGTCTCACCCTATCGTGTTCGGTCATGCGGTCAAGGTTTACTTCAAGGACGTTTTCAAGAAGCACGCGGAAACCTTCAAAGAACTCGGCGTTGAACCCAACAACGGTATGGGCAACGTGTACGAGAAAATTCAACAGCTGCCGATGTCCAAGCGCGAGGAAATCGAAAAAGACATCCTTAACTGCTTTGAGCACCGTCCCGAACTGGCGATGGTGAACTCTGACAAGGGCATCTCCAACCTGCACGTGCCTTCTGACGTTATCGTTGACGCCTCCATGCCTGCGATGATCCGCGAAGGCGGTAAAATGTGGGGCGCGGATGGCAAGCTGAAGGACACTAAAGCGGTTATCCCTGACTCCAACTACGCTACGATCTATCAGGAAGTCATCAACTTCTGTAAGCACCACGACGCCTTCGATCCTACCACAATGGGCACTGTGCCTAACGTGGGTCTGATGGCGCAGAAAGCGGAAGAATACGGCTCTCACGATAAAACTTATGAACTGGATGCAGACGGCGTGATGCGCATCGTCGACGACCAGGGCAATGTGCTGATGCAGCACGAAGTGGAGAAGGGCGATATCTGGCGCGCATGTCAAACCAAAGACCTGCCTGTTCGCGACTGGGTGAAACTGGCCGTAACCCGCGCTCGTCTGTCCGGCATGCCGGCTATTTTCTGGCTGGACGAAGACCGTCCCCACGATATGAACGTGAAAGCCAAAGTTGTCGAGTACTTGAAAGAGCACGACACTGAAGGTCTGGACATCCATATCATGGGCTATGACGTCGCTATGCGCACCACACTGGAGCGTCTGCGTCGTGGTAAAGACACTATCTCCGTAACGGGCAACGTTCTGCGCGACTACCTGACCGACTTGTTCCCCATTCTGGAACTGGGCACCAGCGCCAAAATGCTGTCTGTGGTTCCATTGATGGCGGGCGGCGGCCTGTTCGAGACTGGCGCTGGCGGTTCTGCGCCTAAGCACGTACAGCAATTCGCGGAAGAGAATCACCTGCGTTGGGACTCCCTGGGTGAATTCCTGGCGCTGGCGGTTTCTTTCGAAGACATCGCGGTCAAGACCGGCAACAAGAAAGCCGAGATTCTGGCCAAGACGCTGGACAAAGCGACAGAAAAACTGCTGATGAACGACAAATCGCCTTCTCGTAAGGTGGGTGAGCTGGACAACCGCGGTAGCCATTACTATCTCGCGATGTACTGGGCGGAAGCCGTTGCTGCGCAAACCGACGACGCTGAACTGGCGGCTCAGTTCGCACCGTTGGCCAAAGAGCTGGCGGCGAACGAAGACAAAATCGTCAGCGAACTGTTGGCCAAAGAAGGCACTCCAGTGGAAATGGGTGGTTACTACCACGCAGATCCAAAACTGGTCAGTAGAGCCATGCGTCCAAGCGACACACTGAACGCGCTGATCGACGGCTAA
- a CDS encoding MATE family efflux transporter, producing the protein MKMAVVKAEVEYCFKELIASLTIAYPILISLSLSMIAGLTDMIVLGRFSTVSLSAAVVGNSVFIIFATAINGLIRGMVPLYFQSEDAAGKHRVIRSGAQLALFSGVVGCLLLQLHGVALTFLNLPADIAFAASRYLDVLALGLVPLSLSMLVTNLFVVTKNTKPLLKISALSFAVNALSTVVLVYGWLGFAPMGEQGAAIGTVIGYVFALAFGYRLCGAGLFNFQAGKDALRVERKMLRRIILIGAPISASVIAKFAAMSVLAMIAAYSGADSAAAFGILNSIASIAFIFAIAYGQAQMSRVGAVIDVQAEPRRWFIAFLFNGVVVMSSLIAVVYLISDKLVYFYTPDSRVAELALEIVPLMLLACLFDGVQASAGIVLTAFKDTFFSFVSLLISYFVICIPMVLVWGNVQGEGIVFDLFLSMTVGLFVLSILQVARLYYVSTYGRNTLIANRPKQSCAA; encoded by the coding sequence ATGAAAATGGCCGTCGTCAAAGCGGAAGTTGAGTACTGCTTTAAAGAACTTATCGCTTCTCTCACCATCGCCTACCCAATATTGATTTCTCTCAGTCTCAGCATGATAGCGGGGCTGACGGATATGATCGTTTTGGGGCGATTTTCAACGGTTTCACTTTCCGCCGCTGTCGTCGGCAACAGCGTCTTTATTATCTTTGCGACGGCGATCAACGGTTTAATCAGGGGAATGGTCCCGCTGTATTTTCAATCTGAAGATGCTGCGGGTAAGCATCGGGTGATACGCAGTGGCGCGCAACTGGCGTTGTTTTCCGGGGTAGTGGGATGTCTGCTGCTGCAATTGCACGGGGTGGCGTTGACGTTTTTAAATCTGCCTGCGGACATTGCCTTCGCCGCCAGTCGCTATCTGGATGTTCTGGCCTTGGGACTGGTTCCCCTTTCACTCAGCATGCTGGTGACCAATTTGTTTGTGGTGACCAAGAACACCAAGCCTCTGTTAAAAATAAGCGCTTTATCTTTTGCGGTGAACGCCCTGAGCACGGTGGTGCTGGTATACGGCTGGCTGGGATTTGCGCCGATGGGGGAGCAGGGAGCGGCGATAGGAACGGTTATCGGGTATGTCTTTGCACTGGCGTTTGGCTATCGCTTGTGCGGCGCTGGATTGTTTAACTTTCAGGCGGGAAAAGACGCGTTGCGGGTGGAGAGGAAAATGCTGAGGCGCATCATCCTAATCGGCGCGCCGATTTCCGCCTCGGTGATAGCCAAGTTTGCAGCCATGTCGGTTCTCGCGATGATCGCGGCCTATTCTGGAGCAGATTCCGCCGCGGCCTTCGGTATTCTCAACAGTATCGCTTCTATAGCGTTCATTTTCGCCATCGCCTACGGGCAAGCGCAAATGTCCCGCGTAGGGGCAGTCATAGACGTGCAAGCGGAACCGCGGCGCTGGTTTATTGCTTTTCTGTTTAACGGCGTCGTTGTGATGTCGTCTTTAATCGCCGTTGTTTATTTAATTAGCGACAAGTTGGTCTATTTTTATACACCTGATAGTCGTGTCGCGGAATTGGCGCTTGAGATCGTTCCTCTTATGCTGCTGGCCTGTTTGTTCGACGGGGTGCAAGCATCCGCCGGGATTGTTCTGACGGCATTCAAAGACACATTTTTCTCATTCGTATCACTACTTATATCTTATTTCGTGATTTGTATTCCCATGGTATTGGTGTGGGGTAACGTCCAAGGTGAGGGGATCGTGTTCGATCTGTTTTTATCTATGACGGTAGGCTTGTTTGTTTTATCCATTTTGCAAGTTGCGCGTTTGTATTACGTGTCGACCTATGGGCGGAATACTCTTATAGCTAACCGGCCTAAACAGAGTTGCGCTGCATAG
- a CDS encoding Ig-like domain-containing protein, producing MSNYSRALISTLLWPLLWVLASTSLQAAPQASNISYVTAINTSLDISLDSLSASQDGVRFGIAAAPSHGVLSPLPGQSADGARWRYTPQTDFVGVDVFEFYILDQQGERAQARVTISTEDGQINRYVFSPSNGYNGVSHMYGPYAEDAVYGAGKPINFPFIQPGDRIEISSGTRSKTLRIWGLQGTPERPIVIINKGAVELGKGGHTIELDACKYVQIMGVGDDDLDTGIHIHGGATKGIRMGEAYTQHIELAYLEIDHTVMAISFGSKYPLGAAPPTDGIHIHHNNIHDISEEAFYLGKAADQGGGAYSTTHDLTVAYNRLRDIGYEGIQIRGLRGPNNRIHHNEVINTGWSHDGGPNDMHGIYGYDVHQVSIYNNLIKGSDRAGVYIKEYGETSDSHFDVFNNLIIDSGRANNGKGHGILISAGHSANLFNNTIVGAREYGISYYSDLDSAHIANNLLADIQDLISPIRDIGNASILVEGNQFYADPMQAQFVNAAQDDYRVAATNSAIVDNATPPLIASSDYADYPRPGGPASDIGAHENQPPVSWEQAFVYPSSGTLNGTLAGYDPETDAIAYAVATPPQYGNVMLQGADFIYIADPDFPGQDQFSVELSDGVGRSTFATVTVVGE from the coding sequence ATGTCGAATTACTCACGCGCTTTGATTTCAACCCTTCTATGGCCATTGCTATGGGTACTGGCCAGTACGTCGCTGCAGGCCGCTCCCCAAGCCTCAAATATCAGCTATGTCACAGCAATAAATACGTCTCTGGATATCAGTCTGGATAGTCTGAGCGCCAGTCAGGATGGGGTTAGGTTTGGTATTGCTGCGGCGCCCTCTCACGGCGTGCTCAGTCCTCTGCCGGGACAGTCGGCGGACGGCGCCAGATGGCGGTATACCCCGCAGACGGATTTTGTCGGCGTCGATGTGTTTGAGTTCTACATCTTGGATCAACAAGGGGAGAGGGCGCAGGCGCGGGTGACGATTTCCACGGAAGATGGACAGATCAACCGCTATGTTTTTTCTCCCAGCAACGGCTACAACGGCGTCTCGCATATGTACGGCCCCTATGCGGAGGACGCGGTGTATGGCGCCGGCAAGCCGATTAACTTCCCCTTTATTCAGCCCGGAGATCGTATCGAAATCTCATCGGGAACCCGCAGCAAAACGCTGCGCATATGGGGACTGCAGGGAACGCCTGAGCGCCCCATCGTGATCATCAATAAGGGCGCGGTTGAACTGGGCAAGGGGGGCCACACCATTGAGCTGGACGCCTGCAAATATGTGCAGATCATGGGCGTGGGCGATGATGATCTGGATACAGGCATTCATATTCATGGCGGGGCCACCAAGGGCATCCGCATGGGCGAGGCTTATACGCAGCACATTGAGCTGGCCTATCTGGAGATTGATCATACCGTCATGGCGATCAGCTTTGGCAGCAAATATCCCCTGGGCGCCGCGCCGCCCACTGACGGCATCCACATTCACCACAATAATATTCACGATATCTCCGAGGAGGCTTTTTATTTGGGTAAGGCTGCGGACCAGGGCGGCGGCGCCTACTCCACCACTCACGACCTGACGGTCGCCTACAACCGGCTGCGCGACATTGGCTATGAAGGCATTCAGATACGCGGCCTGCGTGGCCCCAATAATCGCATCCACCATAATGAAGTGATCAACACGGGTTGGTCTCATGACGGCGGACCCAACGACATGCATGGGATCTATGGCTATGACGTACATCAGGTGAGCATCTACAACAACCTGATAAAAGGATCGGATCGCGCCGGCGTCTATATCAAAGAGTATGGGGAGACCAGCGACTCCCATTTCGACGTTTTCAATAATCTGATTATCGACTCTGGTCGCGCCAATAACGGCAAAGGGCACGGCATATTGATCTCCGCAGGCCACAGCGCCAACCTCTTTAACAACACCATCGTCGGAGCGCGTGAGTACGGTATTAGTTATTACAGTGACCTGGACAGCGCGCATATCGCCAACAACTTGCTGGCGGATATTCAGGATCTGATCAGTCCCATCCGCGATATTGGCAATGCCAGCATTCTGGTGGAAGGCAACCAGTTCTACGCTGATCCGATGCAAGCGCAGTTCGTGAACGCCGCTCAGGACGATTATCGTGTGGCGGCGACTAATTCCGCCATCGTGGACAACGCGACGCCGCCTCTGATCGCATCATCGGATTACGCCGACTATCCGCGTCCAGGCGGACCCGCTTCGGATATTGGCGCACACGAAAATCAGCCGCCGGTCTCGTGGGAACAGGCATTTGTTTATCCGTCATCTGGAACGCTCAATGGGACGCTGGCGGGATACGACCCGGAAACCGACGCAATCGCCTACGCGGTGGCCACGCCGCCACAGTATGGAAACGTGATGCTGCAGGGCGCTGATTTCATATATATCGCTGATCCAGACTTCCCGGGGCAGGACCAGTTTTCAGTGGAGCTGAGCGATGGAGTGGGGCGGTCGACTTTTGCGACGGTCACTGTCGTAGGCGAGTAG